The DNA segment AGGCGCAAAACTTCCATATGAAATgccaagttctttttttttttttagaaacaagtgccgtgtttagttccctctaaattcccaactttccatcatatcacgtcacatcgaaaactttcctacacatataaaccgATAATGCTATTGGTCGGTCGACCGACGGGGGAGtaaaaaatcgggcgctccccctgCGGCCCCATCCCCACGCACAGTGATACCATTGGCCCCACCACAATATCTGTCCCCACCTACAACAAATCaaccatatattttggaaaccctatattaagggaatttagtttattttttgttccaccaaaaatgttgtacctagtatactcacaatgtttcactatgtatagacctaatgttgcagtgaactgaaatattccattgcaacaaaaaaaacccacatattttggaaccccctattaagggaattcgttttattttttgttccaccgaaaaatgtttcatctagtgtatttataatgtttcattatgtatgaaccaaatgttgcagtgaactgaaacaatctttcgctatttgctgaaacattgtttttatataaggtgaaacaacacccgatttaaacgagtgaaacattttcgatctacttagtgaaacaattccgatatacctactggaacatcgtgcaacatttaaaaataattcaataataagctaaaaaaattttcgtcggaatatatccatgtgtggtcttgttttgaagatttaattgctacgaatttaatggtgcaatcggatcattatttagataagtagtttaagagaaaaatcagtttaaaatagtttttgcacgtaaatcgagCGCTGACGTCATGCTAACATCAGCTCCCGATTTTAATCGGCTCCCATCGGGCACCCGACGGGAAGTCACGTCTGCTCTTAGGAAGTCTTCATCAGGGAAATACATTTCGCACCCTAGCGCTCAAACTTTCTTGTTCTTGCAGCATTCTCCACGCTTGTCTCGCTAGGAGGTTAAATAATTTAAATCCTTTAACCCCATCCCTCCCATTTCTTGGTTCTGGTGGTTTGCCTCCGACGGACTCATGGAATGAGTAAACGATTGAATGGGATTCGTTTCGGCAATGAAATCAAGTGCTGGACCCCTTTTCTCTCTTATTGAATTAACTAATTCATTTCCTTTTGACTTTTGTTggatttttggatattttttttgttgatttggCATTATTCaacaagaataaaagaaaattttcgataaattccttttttttaattatgagaACCAATCCTACTACTTCTCATCCCGGGGTTTCTacaattgaagaaaaaagtacAGGGCATATCGATCAAATTATTGGACCCGTGCTGGATGCCACTTTTCCCCTAAATAAGGAAAAAATGTGCTAATCTCAAAGTGACAATTCAAGCAGTTTACCTCGGCTGTTCATGGCATATCCCCTCAGGATATCATATATATCACTGTTCGAAATATCAGAGTTGTGCACGCAGAGATCCTTGCGTTTAGTAGGCTTTATCTTGCCTAACAACCAACTGCCAAACAGTTGTTTCATGAAAAAGGAACATTATCATGGCAAAGCAACGTGAATTCAGAATAACCATCGTCGCATTAATCAGAATCTTCAAAAGCAAGCTCAAAGTGATGCCCTGGCACAACGAgccaaaaaaattatacaacgGATTAGCAATCCGCCGCTTTAGTCCACTCAGCCATCTCTCCCCGTTCCAAATCGAAAGGTTTCCATGATATGACAGAGGCAAGAAATAACGATTGCAAAAaatccttcctttttctttcaaaagttcaaaaaaattatattgccAATTCCATGGTATCAAAAATATaccaaaagaaagaagagaaagtCTTGATTCCAGAGGGAGACAACCGTCTCTCTGGACTGCACTCTTATACTCGACAGCTCTATGTGGACTTTccaacccccccccccgcccccccacTCTGCACCGTGGTCTTAGCTCTCACACTGAGAAACCCACTCTTTCCCCAGAAGACTGTCTTCCTCGACTATACATTCTCCTACCCCAAACGCTCTAACCTAGATAGGGATTAGTTTTCGATAACACTAGGCAAGAACAGGTTAGAGACTTGAACTTCATCGGACAAGAAGGTGCTGGTTGTGGTTTGATTCCCAGAAAAACTACGGGTACTGGTCTCAATGGGAAAGAGCCCTAATTCGATATGTCGTTTCTAGAGTATCAGCAAGTGGTAAGCGGATTACAAGTAAGCGGAGAAGGTTTGAATTGACTAGCTTGATCCCTACTATTAACAAGGAAGAAGTAAGCAAGCAAGAAAGAAAGTAAGTTCAGTCTCTTATTTCGAAGTTCGCTGTGCTCTTATTCAATAGACATTCTGCTGGAACTCACCTTTATCTTTAGATATGATGATGAATATTATTTAGAGACTCctctaaaataaaagaaatactttacaagaaaataaaaattatgtttATACAGACGGAATTCGGTCTATCCTTTATTGAATATCATTGGGCCTGCCTCCTATCTATCAACTTATTACTCTCCTTTGTTCTCTGGTAAGCTCTCGCATTGCCTTAAAACAAGCATTCTTTCGTGTTCAAAGAAGGTTTGTGGCCAAAGGAAAGTTCCAGATCTTCCAGTCCCCCGGTCTGTCTAATCGTTGGGCGGCTATGTCCCAATCTCAATGTCGATTTGAGTGCACTACTACCAAGGCTTTCCAAACCAATTCCCGAATAATACACTGAGCATTGACTTTCTTGCTTTAACTAACCTGACGCCATGCCCTTTTGCTCTAGGCTCTACTCCTTGTCATTGATTTCTAGCTAGCTTTCCCACTCGCATAAAAGGAATGAATCGAGGGTATTTACTTGCATTTCTTTGTCCTACTTGGGCCCAGGTACTGCATTTCCTTAGTTGGATCCGCTCTTTCTCTCTCATGCAGTTGTTGCTTCCGGCTATTTATTCAGTCGTCAATCAGCATTGATCCGGGTAGTTAGtctgtctctctcttttttcccgtCCTTCTCTATCTATGAAATTCCTAATTAAGGGCTTTCCAATATCTAAATGTTCATGCAAAGCAACAAACGAAATGCAAGAACTGTCACGTAGAAGTCACACAGTATGCTGATCGTTCTGAAATGAGAAAAAGTATGGGATTGAATAAGAGATTCATACATAGATATCTAAACTCATGGAAGGACATATCGAATTAGGGCTCTTTCCCATTGAGACCACTACCCGTAGTTTTGAATAGATTGAATAGGAATGAATGAGAGCAATAGAAAAGCACATCAATGGAATTTCTTgaagaaaatagataaaatgCAATGGAATTACAGAACAAAACAGTGATGATTGATGCATATGGTCCAGAAAAAGCTCTGGGACTTTCGGAGGAGAATGGCTTGTTAGCACGATGGTTTGAAGGACTTGTTTAAGAAACATGGAATGGATTCGGGACGAACCTAAGCTAATTGCCTTGATTACTTCGGCTCCCATCGGGCGCCCAACGGGAAGTCACGTCCCAcataaactaccaactttttctCCAAACTACAAACTTTCTCTCAACTTTCTAACTTTTCCACCATCTAAACACAACCAAGAAAGGAACACAATCACGCATTATAGTACAGTTCTTCTGCAAAGTTAGTGTGGCAACTTGGCATGATAGATAGATCAATGATACCTACCAATCTTCAGTTTGCTGCAGCAACCAATCTCTCGCAGCTTCCTGATCAAAGAGTCCTGCTTGCTTGCATTTACTAGCAAATAATCCCTCGACACCATCAGACACTATTGACAAATCACCAAGGGAGAAAACGCAATCACGCACCAAACGAACAGCAATGGCGGCATTCAGACACGCACTGACGATCACTCCACACTCCTTCACTGGATATGCCGATATAGCGCATATCGCGCCCCTGCCTTTGCCTCCCCAACATGGCGAGTAAGAAAGTGCATCTTCCATGTCCACCTTTCGCAACAGAATCCAGCTAGCTGCCAATCCGCGGCATCGATCGCCGAGGCGTGGAGCCACGCGGTTCATCGCCCGAGAAAGTGGAGGCATGGGCGACGCAATATTAGAGAGCGCGACGATCAGATCACCACTAGGCCCGGGCGAGCGAAAAGTgtcgcacgcacgcacgcatgcacGCGATCGCTGGATCGGTCGCTCGCAGTGGCGACGCACCGCGCCCCGCGCGCGCTGACGGCCGCGGCCTCGGTGGAAAGGAAGGAGAGCTCACTCACTGCTCACGCACGCACGGGCACGCGCACCAGCGATCCACGGACGGACGGACCACGGTCCACGactccaccccccccccccccccccccccccccacaaatCCACCCGACCACCGATCGCGGCGGCACACGCCGCTCAAGTGCGTCGTAGTGTTACAACGAGGCAGGGCTAGGGAGAGGAGTGCTATGGGCGCCGCGACGTGCGCGGCCGCGGACCGTGCCGCTTGTAAAGGAAGGGCCAGCCAAATAATTGCGTTAAGGCTGGCCTGGAGGAGGACGTGCATCATGAACACGATCCCAGTGCTTAAtgcgctttttttttctttaacagtATGCCGAAGCAGCTGGTCaccagggagaaaaaaaagtcgATGTTGACTCCAACGATTGCATGTCTGTTCGCTAGGGACGCTACACGTACGAACATCGCGTTTTCGGTGGTGATCGATCGAGACGGCACATCACCACATTACCAGCAGGACATCGAGACGACTGTACGCGCGCTGCTGTACTACCCAGGTTGATGCCATGCCACTCCTATATTTGAATCGAACGCGGCTCGCACAGACAACTCCCTCCATTCGCTAACACTGCCCAGCATGCAGCAGCCACCCTTCCTCCTCGCTCTAGCCGTCCTCGTCGTTGTCTCGTCGTGCGTGCGgctcgtctccggcgccggcgatggggcGGCGACCTACATTGTCTACCTGAACCCGGAACTCAAGCCGGCCCCGTACGCCACTCACCTACACTGGCACCACGCCCACCTGGCCTCCCTCTCCGTCGACCCCTCGCGTCATCTCCTCTACTCCTAcacctccgccgcgccgtcagccttcgccgcgcgcctcctGCCGTCGCACGTCGCGGCGCTCCGCGGCCACCCCGCCGTCGCGTCCGTCCATGAAGACGTCATCCTCCCGCTCCACACCACGCGCTCGCCTCTGTTCCTCCACCTCCCGCCGTACGACGCCCCTGACGCCGACGGTGCGAGCACCGACGTCATCATTGGCGTGCTCGACACCGGCGTCTGGCCCGAGAGCCCCAGCTTCGGCGACGTCGGCATGGGCCCGGTGCCTTCGCGGTGGCGCGGGAGCTGCGAGACCAATGCCACCGACTTCCCGTCGTCGATGTGCAACCGCAAGCTCATCGGCGCCCGCGCCTTCTTCCGGGGATatggggccggcggcggcgggaacggTTCCCACGTCAGCCTCGAGTTCTCCTCGCCGAGGGACCACGACGGTCACGGCACGCacacggcgtcgacggcggccggcgccgtcgtggccGACGCGGGACTCCTCGGCTACGCGGAAGGCACGGCCCGCGGCATGGCGCCCGGTGCGCGCGTCGCGGCGTACAAGGTGTGCTGGAGGCAGGGGTGCTTCAGCTCCGACATACTAGCCGGCATGGAGAAGGCCATCGATGACGGCGTCGACGTTCTCTCGCTGTctcttggcggcggcgcgttcCCGCTCTCGCGTGACCCCATCGCGGTCGGCGCGCTCGCGGCCACTCGCCGCGGCATCGTCGTGGCGTGCTCCGCGGGGAACAGTGGTCCTTCTCCGTCGTCGCTGGTGAACACTGCTCCGTGGGTGATCACCGTCGGTGCAGGCACGCTCGACAGGAACTTCCCGGCGTACGCCGAGCTCGGGAACGGCGAGACCCACGCCGGCATGTCGCTCTACTCCGGCGACGGGCTCGGCGACGAGAAGCTCCCGGTCGTGTACAACAAAGGCATCCGCGCCGGCAGCAATGCGAGCAAGCTCTGCATGGAGGGCAcgctggacgcggcggcggtgaagggcaagGTGGTCCTGTGCGACCGCGGCGGCAACTCGAGGGTGGAGAAGGGGCTGGTGGTGAAgcaggccggcggcgtcggTATGGTGCTCGCGAACACCGCGCagagcggcgaggaggtcgtggCCGACAGCCACCTTCTCCCCGCGGTGGCCGTCGGCGCCAAGAGCGGCGACGCCATAAGGAGGTACGTGGAgtcggacgccgacgccgaggtgGGGCTAACCTTCGCCGGCACGGCGCTCGACGtgcggccggcgccggtggtggccgCGTTCAGCTCGCGTGGGCCAAACAGGCAGGTGGCGCAGCTGCTCAAGCCGGACGTGATCGGGCCGGGGGTGAACATCCTCGCCGGCTGGACGGGGTCCGTCGGGCCGACCGGGCTCACCGTCGACGAGCGGCGGTCGCCGTTCAACATCTTGTCAGGTCAGTGCACGCTTTGCCCCCTCCATGCAAGTAGCCCTGTACGTAGACTGTAGTATACCGACTGAAAGTATGTTGCTTACTCTAATTAGTAATTAGTGTGTTGCACCGAAAGTTCGAGCACGGACTTTACGGTCCGGCGTGCTCGAGAATAGATCAGTACCAGCTAACAGTAGCTGTTTGATGCCGTTATGATCATATTTGGTCATGATGGTGCTGTTTAGCTTTCAAGTGCTGTAGTGCAGTTCGCATGCACCCAAATGGCATGATATGCTCGACAGTCGGCATGACTTTAGTTGCACGATATTCTGACATGTGTCTGGCTATGTCTCTCTCTTTTTGCACTGAACCTTGGTAGTAGATTCGTAATTTACATTGCTGAAAGCTGCACTCTcagcttaattatatattttgagcCATAAAATTAACTAGCGTGATTAAAGACTCAATCGTGATATCGCAGGAACATCCATGTCATGCCCGCACATCAGCGGCCTCGCCGCCTTCGTCAAGGCGGCACACCCGGACTGGAGCCCCAGCGCAATCAAGTCGGCGCTCATGACCACCGCATACACCGTCGACAACACCGGCTCGCCGATCGTCGACGCCGCCAGCAACACCACGGCGACGCCGTGGTCCATCGGCGCCGGCCACGTGGACCCCGTCAAGGCCCTCTCCCCGGGCCTCGTCTACGACACCTCCGTCGACGACTACGTCGCCTTCCTGTGCTCCGTCggcacgtcgccgccgcaggtCCAGGCCATCACGGCGGCGCCCAACGTGACGTGCCAGCGGAAGCTGTCCAGCCCCGGGGACCTCAACTACCCGTCGTTCTCCATCGTGTTCGgccggcggtcgtcgtcgtcgcgcagcACCACCGTCAAGTACCGGCGCGAGCTGACCAACGTCGGCGACGGCAGGTCGGTGTACACCGCGAGGGTCACCGGGCCGAGCGACATAGCCGTGGCCGTGAAGCCGGCGAGGCTCGCGTTCAAGAAGGCCGGGGACAAGCTGAGGTACACCGTGACGTTCAAGTCGACGACGCCCGGTGGCCCGACGGACGCCGCGTTCGGGTGGCTGACCTGGAGCAACGGCGAGCACGACGTGCGCAGCCCGATATCGTACACGTGGGGGATGTGACACGTATCGATTATTACGGGCTTACGGCGATTAATTAACCAGCATGCTAACATGACGGGCATGATGGGAGATTGGAAGTGTTCGACCGGAGGCTGGAAGAATTCTGGCTTCGTTTATGTGTTGCTATGTTGGTTGTCCTGGCAAGCTAGCTGGGCGCGCGGTCATCGGTATGTGTTATCCGGTGATATCTTTCAGCTTTATGAGTTTCCCAAAGAGGGATTATAAAGCCGCTCTAGTTCGTCGCCGTCAGCTGGCTCCCGGTGTAGCTAATTTTACTTCACGGTGTTGTACTTCTGTTAATCACGGCGAAGCAAAGAAAATAAGAGACATGACATGTACGTCGATCCAAAAAGAGGCCTAATAAGTGCTAAAGCCGGAACGCCACCAATATGGCAGCGGGAATAAGTTCCCTCTAGGTCTCTAATTTTAAAGTATAGATCGAATTATATCATTGAACCGTAGTCCCTTAACTTACAATACCGGTATAATTAACGTCCCAGGACAATATAGTCTCTGGTTTTGGTTAACATGACGGTTGAGTTAGCAtgagacccacgtgggtcccacatgtcagtggcccAATCTTCTTCCACATATCTTCCCTCTCTTCCTATATCAATCTATGCCTCCAGGGCGATCAGTGCGGAGAAGCTTGATGGCAGTGAGCGGTGACTGACGGGAGAAGGGTGGCGGTCAGCAGATAGATGCTCAACGGTGGCGACCGaacccttcctcttctccttgcTGCTACCAGTCCTTTCCCCTTGCTTGGTGGGGAAGTGGAGAGAGTAGGTGGCGACGAAGGTGCGGTTGAGGAAGACGTAGTCAGTGAGGAGGTGGAAGAGGGGCAAGTGACAGTCGCCAGTGTGGAGGACATGACCGAAGGAGTCTCCCTAGAAGAGGAACATTACGGTGCTGGGGAAGTGGCTGGCTTTAAAGGCGGTGACAGTGAAGTTGCTGTCAAGGTCTCGAATGACCAGGAGTGTATGTTGCTCTACCTCCATGAAGGCGTCCACACGATCAAGCTTGAATTGGGGTGGTAATTTAATTTTGTTGATGATTGAGATATCCATTTGTAGTTTTTTGTGAAGATGAGCTACCTTACATAGGGAAGATGTGGTGAACGATGAGGATGGTGAGGCAGGAGGCGTAGATAGCGACAACATTGGTGGCGGTGATGTTGCGGTGCAGACAGTGACAATGTTGGTGGCGGTGATGTCGGCGAGGTCGTCGTGTGGTGGGTGTTGGTAAGGAAATGGTGCCGCTTGATAGGGAAGAATAGTCTTCTGCGTgcctgttgacagaaaacacgaggcctgggagatctgcttaactccagtgtaggtccaaagctcgccttcggatgtatgagcgtgccagttgatttcgtactcagcaagtcacgggaatttaggagtttaatgcaagcttggaagagaggcaaggttgattcgcaaatcctttgtttgaaatcattttgaaatcactaagtgattcaCTTCTTGTTAAGTTTGGGCCGAAAAGAGTCTCGCGTCTCAAatcgacttaagagatgcttttcaacaactcaaatggtaatgtaccgacctcccgggtcagatcattacttcttggctcccagagccatttcacttgattaagcggctcccagagcctttttcattttctcggactcccagagtccagctgcctagcagcacaacaatccgcttccactcgggaagcctagtctatgatgcccgcagaCATCCCGAACCACACAGATTtgtttctgaccactcaggtcatccatctgccacgtaggctgattctggttacgattcccacaccacaacaacttttcacaaagcacaggcaaacaaatctacgcaacgggaaccacctcacatccgcccatgaccgtgggcacggctgttcgaacagttagttaacctctgcagaggggtacactttacccacaagatacgaacttattccgaacacccgtcggtatcggaggttcgcaacaaagcctttcccaagccgacccagggatacctcatgccacatagaaggatcaaatcctcacataaatataggccattttagttttcacaaatcaaactccaaccacctcgatcggtaATCAGGCAAGCTTCGCGTTcttgccttaccaggaacccgggttggctccaaccgaccccgccccgacgttcccaactattggcatgcgaggcttccctgaaccgactagttacttagctAGGGTGTCCCAtaccaccttgtggttgcactttgttatgcttgatgagtttcccacaggaatcagtccttatatgcgaatacgggacagtgccacACAGGCACAaccccgcatcgcgagttttcacaattcattttattttcaaacacaccgacaccaTATGTCGAGTTTTTGAGGCTtcacaaacccatttcccaagttttcgacaaacaacggtgtatgtgggatatttggtatacgcgctcagGGAGCACGAATACCGAggtaccacaagggtggagcgacaaggaatcagggtagtacgacctacaggaattagtgcaACTACTGGGTTGGTCCATCGGTTTGGCACGccaaccgaggccaagcaagttgAGTGTGTGATTCTactaatgcaagttgcaaacaaattaataatgattttccaattataggagcaattggtcaaagggtgacttgccttgctcaaagtcttcacgaagcttcacgaatcttcgagaaaacccgcgatcgacgaaaatccggtaaccgcaactatacgcaaacaatcaaaaacctaaacaaaagaccaaaagagAGATTCTATTTAGACTAAATagtagtgccattaaatagatcacAATTTTATGGAATTATTGGAAgtggaacggagtcaatcggagttacggatcgagagatatgaattttggaagtttaattggaatttctgGGCAAAGAAAGATATTTGTGGAACAAGGGGAAATTGATTTatgaaatttatagaaataatattctcaagaatattattggcAGTCACGGACGTGCGGGACCAAGGGAAATGAGTCATGGAAATTTTGgaataaggaattgatttatAGAAAAGGAAATGGATGAGGGATGTATATTAGACTTTTTCGGGCGGCAAGGGCGCGGCCCGAGGGTTGAAGGAGGCTCGGCCGAGCCATttgggccggcgcgggcgcAGGAAAGGTGGCCCATTTGGGCGCGTGGAAGGGGGAGGGAGCGGTCCGGTGGACCGAGTGCACCTCGCGGGTTCCAGttggggcccgcttgtcggtgACACGGCCCACGGTGGGATGGGCGCACGCGAGGTGCGGCGCAAGGGTTTCGGGTGCGCGTGGCTTAGGAGCGGTGCACCGGGTGGACGGATGGCGGCGGGCCCACGTGCAGCCGCACGGCTTgccgtggaccgcgcgcacgggagggaagacggagggagggggcggctgaCCGGCTTGGCCCGGTCaaagccgaggtggcgccgatgtggcgcctacgtggcagccacgcgggccggcgggaggaggaagaaggggaggccgagatggacggcggacggcggccgtGTTCACCGGAGCAAGCGCGACGGATTTGGTCTTCGGGGAGCACACCGGAGTGACGAGGGCGTCGAGAAggagcgagccaacggctcggattcgccggagggagttcgACGGCGGTGGAATTCGacagcggtggccggcggcgagagaaaGGGGAAATCACCGAGGGGCGACGAGGACTCAAT comes from the Oryza glaberrima chromosome 9, OglaRS2, whole genome shotgun sequence genome and includes:
- the LOC127785384 gene encoding subtilisin-like protease SBT1.8; the protein is MQQPPFLLALAVLVVVSSCVRLVSGAGDGAATYIVYLNPELKPAPYATHLHWHHAHLASLSVDPSRHLLYSYTSAAPSAFAARLLPSHVAALRGHPAVASVHEDVILPLHTTRSPLFLHLPPYDAPDADGASTDVIIGVLDTGVWPESPSFGDVGMGPVPSRWRGSCETNATDFPSSMCNRKLIGARAFFRGYGAGGGGNGSHVSLEFSSPRDHDGHGTHTASTAAGAVVADAGLLGYAEGTARGMAPGARVAAYKVCWRQGCFSSDILAGMEKAIDDGVDVLSLSLGGGAFPLSRDPIAVGALAATRRGIVVACSAGNSGPSPSSLVNTAPWVITVGAGTLDRNFPAYAELGNGETHAGMSLYSGDGLGDEKLPVVYNKGIRAGSNASKLCMEGTLDAAAVKGKVVLCDRGGNSRVEKGLVVKQAGGVGMVLANTAQSGEEVVADSHLLPAVAVGAKSGDAIRRYVESDADAEVGLTFAGTALDVRPAPVVAAFSSRGPNRQVAQLLKPDVIGPGVNILAGWTGSVGPTGLTVDERRSPFNILSGTSMSCPHISGLAAFVKAAHPDWSPSAIKSALMTTAYTVDNTGSPIVDAASNTTATPWSIGAGHVDPVKALSPGLVYDTSVDDYVAFLCSVGTSPPQVQAITAAPNVTCQRKLSSPGDLNYPSFSIVFGRRSSSSRSTTVKYRRELTNVGDGRSVYTARVTGPSDIAVAVKPARLAFKKAGDKLRYTVTFKSTTPGGPTDAAFGWLTWSNGEHDVRSPISYTWGM